The genomic interval GACTTTACTAAAAAGATTGCAGGTGTTTTAAAGGGTATCAAAGACCAATCTATGGATAAAATTGGGATTTTGAAAAACAACAAACTTGAAGCGGTTGTGATCTCCACCGATGAATATGAGAGACTCAAATCACTTGAAGAGCTTTTTGAAACACTTGAACACAAAGAAATCTACGATGTCATTCAATCACGCCAAAATACACCACTATCGTCTTATGTGTCATTTGAAGATATGGCTCGTAAATTTAACATCGATACCAAAAAACTTTAACGCATGTATGCCATTAACAACCATCCTTTGGTAGAGGAAGATTTAAAAGCACTTGACCACTCATTTGTATTGCTTGTCTTTAAAAAACTCAAGCAACTTCAAAATGCTCCACAACAAGGAGAGCTTTTAGGCAATAAGCACAACATGGATTTAAGTGGTTACCGCAAAGTTTATGTTGCTAAGAAAAAAGTGCGTATTGTTTATCGAATTATCAATGATGAATTGGTTATTTATGTTGTTGCAATTGGAAAAAGAGAAGACATGGAAGTCTATCAAGAAGCAACACAGAGGCTAA from Sulfurospirillum multivorans DSM 12446 carries:
- a CDS encoding type II toxin-antitoxin system Phd/YefM family antitoxin, which codes for MTVKYAPDELLSITDFTKKIAGVLKGIKDQSMDKIGILKNNKLEAVVISTDEYERLKSLEELFETLEHKEIYDVIQSRQNTPLSSYVSFEDMARKFNIDTKKL
- a CDS encoding type II toxin-antitoxin system RelE family toxin produces the protein MVEEDLKALDHSFVLLVFKKLKQLQNAPQQGELLGNKHNMDLSGYRKVYVAKKKVRIVYRIINDELVIYVVAIGKREDMEVYQEATQRLKS